In a genomic window of Bombina bombina isolate aBomBom1 chromosome 8, aBomBom1.pri, whole genome shotgun sequence:
- the TTC36 gene encoding tetratricopeptide repeat protein 36: MCSPNDIAVLRAIFHPNAPFGDDDDQSAVKTEGEADQDKDFPPALLDQVNNLERCGIKAAESGNPKTAVQSFSEAIALLPERPSAYNNRAQALRLQGDITGALQDLDKAVELSGGRGLAGRQALVQRGLLCRLQGDNEAARKDLQRAAEQGCSFAKQQLVLLNPYAALCNQMLRDMIQKLKEPDTHG, encoded by the exons ATGTGCTCCCCAAATGACATTGCTGTGCTGCGTGCCATTTTCCACCCCAATGCTCCATTCGGGGACGATGATGACCAGAGTGCAGTTAAAACTGAGGGGGAGGCTGATCAAG ATAAGGACTTTCCCCCTGCCCTCCTGGATCAGGTCAATAACCTAGAGAGGTGTGGAATTAAGGCAGCAGAATCTGGGAACCCTAAGACAGCTGTGCAGAGTTTCAGTGAAGCTATTGCACTCCTTCCTGAGCGCCCATCTGCATATAATAACCGGGCTCAAGCCCTCAGACTGCAGGGAGACATAACTG GTGCCTTGCAGGACCTGGATAAAGCAGTGGAGCTGAGCGGAGGGAGAGGGCTTGCAGGACGCCAGGCCTTGGTGCAGAGAGGGCTCTTATGTCGTCTTCAGGGGGATAATGAGGCAGCAAGAAAAGATCTGCAGAGGGCAGCTGAGCAGGGCTGCAGTTTTGCCAAACAGCAGCTTGTTCTTTTGAATCCATATGCTGCCCTCTGCAACCAAATGCTAAGAGATATGATCCAGAAACTGAAGGAGCCAGACACTCATGGGTGA